Part of the Ignavibacteriales bacterium genome is shown below.
CGATCATCATGCCGCCCGACTTCTCCATCTGTTCAATAGCCTGGTCGGCCTGTTCCTGGTTCATTTTTCCGGCCTGGACCTGCTGCTCCATTCGCGTCCGCTGCGAATCCATAAACTGGCTCTTCATTGCCTCGTTGGTGAACATCAGGTATGTGAAGCAGCAGGAGAGAAGCATCAGGATCAGCAGTGGAACTACCCAGGTGCTTGCCCGTGTGGGCGAAGTACGTATGCCCTCGAACGTCTCGGCTGGCGAAGTAAAAACATTGACTATGATGTCGCTCAATGAGATGGTGGGCGTGGATGGTGCTTGTTCTTCCATTGTTTCCTCCGATTTGTGGGGATGTGCTCCAGTGCACTCCAAGTTAGTTTACAAAATTGTATTTTCCAATCGCAAATTGTGTGCTTGTATGCCCGCGTTGACATTCCATCGTGAAACAGATATATTGCCTCCGCCGATTGTCAGCAGCCCACAAGCACAGGCGGTACAAGTGCTTGTACCGCCAAAGTGACCCAAGAGCGGGACAGGCAGTGATCAAAGTTGCATTATTGACGATAAGAGACTATGACTGACCTTGAGGAACAACGCAAAAAAGTAGAAGAACTGAAGCGGAAAATCCTCGAACAGAAGAGGACTGCAACGAGTCAGAAGACCTCAGAGGAAAGTGCGCGCCTCGAAGCCGAAGTGGAATCGAAGAAAAAGGCCGAAGAGGAGGCAAAGCTGGTTGAGGAGGAGGCCAAACGCAAGGCAGAGGAGGAAGCGCTCCGTCAGGAGCAGGAAGCGAAGCACCGCGCCGCGGAAGAGGCCGCCAGGCGGAAGGAGGAGGAGGAGAGGAGGAGGGCTCAGGCGGAGGAGATGCGAAAGGCCGAAGAGGAAGCGAGGAAGAAAGCGGAAGAGGCGGCTCGTCTTCGTGAGGAAGCCGAGAGGAAGAAGGCGGTTCTGGAAGCTCAGCGTCAGGCCGAAATGGTCGCCAAGAGAAAAGCGGACGAAGAATCCCGTAGGCAGCTGGAAGAAGTGGAACGTCAGCGACGGGAGGAGGAGGAACGGAAGCGGCAGGATGAAGCACGGCGGCGTGCGGAGGAGTTGAAGAGGAAGGCGGAAGATGATCGAAAGAAAGCTGAAGAAGAGCGGAAAAAGGCGGAGGCCGAACAGAAGAAACTCGCAGAGGAAGCAACGAAGGATGCGGAGGCTCTGAAGAAAAATTCGGCCGCCCAACAATCGGAAGGTGCGGATGAATCACGCGTGACGTACACGCAGGTCCTGAAGCTGGCGTGGAGCGACGCGGACCTCAGCAGGGAGGAATCAAACATTCTTGCCCTGCTGCGCGAACGGTTCGGTCTTTCTGACAAGGATCATGAACTCCTGCAGCAGGAAGTCCAGATTGAGATTTATCTGCAGGCGATAGCAGATGTCTGGCAGGATGGCGTCATCACACCTCAGGATTCTGAGCGGCTTGAGCAACTCCGCGACTGCTTCAGTATTTCAGCGGAAGAACACTTGCGTTTAGAGAAGCAGATTCGGAAGGAAATCCTCAAACAGAAAGCTTAGCAGTCTTGTACTGGTAGGCCATTGCATCCAGCGCGAGAATGCGTTTCTCGATCGGCGGATGAGTGCCGAACAGCTCCGCGGTAAACCCCTCCTTCGAATTCAATGATCTCCCCAGCGGATCGACAATACACAGGTGAGCCGATCCGCGCTTGATCGACTCTGTTGCAGCTGCGGCGTTCTCGATTTTTCTGAGCGCGCTCGCCAGGCCAAGGGGATTCCTCGTCAGTTCCGCTCCCGAAGCGTCTGCAAGATACTCCCGTCTGCGCGAAACGAGCATAGCCATGATCTGAGCGATGAACGGAGCGAGGAGAATACTGAGGAGCCAGAAGATAAAGAAGATCCCCCCGAGGGAACCGCCGCTGCGGGATCTGCTCCCGCGGCCGGCAAGTCCGCCAAATCGCACCCCGCGCCGGGCCGAATCCGAAAGAAGCACGATCGAACCAACGAACGCAGCCACGACAGTCATCAACCTGATGTCATAGTTTCTCACATGGCTCATTTCGTGCGCAACAACCCCCTGGAGTTCTTCTCTGTTGAGAGTATTGAGTAATCCCTCTGTGACGGCAACGTAGCTGTGTTCGGGATCTTTCCCCGTGGCAAACGCATTGGGATCCGGATCGGGAACGACGAAGACCTGCGGTTTCGGCATTCCCGAAGCGATGGACATTTCTTCGACAACGTTGAGAAGCTGTGCGTGGGCCGGATTGGTGGCGTCGGCTGGAACAGCTCCGGTGGATTGGAGTACGGATTTCGCGCCGGAGCGGAGGCTTCCGATGGCCATCGCAGTCCCGAACACGACGGCGATGATAGTCCCCACAGGCAAAACCGGCCCCTCCTCGTAGAAGCCGAGGAAGTAGAAGTCGAATCCGAATCCGATGAACGCGAGCAGAAGCACGAAGCCAGTCATGACGATCCACGTCAGGCGCTTGTTGTGTGCTTGTTGCTCGTAGATGTTTCTGTCGACAGTCACGGGAACGATTCCTATTTCTTCAGCGACAGATCGACGTTCGGCACTTCGCGTTCCGATGCAGCCTGTATCTCAAACAACTCGGCGGCTTTGAAATTAAACATCGAAGCGATGATGTTCGCCGGAAATACCTGCTGCGCGATATTGAATTTCGTCGCGATGTCGTTGTAGAACTGTCGTGCAAACGAGATCTTGTTTTCAGTGCTGGTAAGTTCTTCCTGCAGCTGCTTGACGTTTTCGTTTGACTTGAGTGTCGGATAATTCTCGACGAGGGCAAAAAGTTTCGTCAGCGCTGAACTCAGCATATCTTCTTTTGCCGCTGCATCAGCAACACCTTGTGCGGAGACTGCGGAATTGCGTGCTTGAATAACCTTCTCAAGTGTTTCTTGTTCGAACTGCATTTGTCCGCGGACGGTATTGACGAGATTTGGAATCAGGTCGTGACGTCTCTTAAGTTGGACGTCGATTTGTTTCCACCCGTTCGTTACTTGGTTGCGCAGCGTGATGAGTACATTGTATTTCGCGATGACCCACACGATGAGAAGGGCGGCTGCCGCAATGAAGAAATAGAAAATGATCATACAAGAGTCTCCTTCTGGCTACTGGACGGAGGGAAGTTAGACCATTTCGTTTTCAATTTCAATGAACGAGTCATTTCGACTGAGACTTCTGATCCGTGGTTGCCGAAAAACGGCGAAATTTGTCGGTTTTCAAATAATCGAGTGGGATGGTGGGGGGATCGAGTTCCTGGTGGCGGGACAAAAAAAGTGAAACAAAGTGAAAAAAGGTATTGACTTTCGACGAAGGGCGTGGTATATTGTAAACCCCGCAAATAATGGGGAGGCGCCAAAAGCGCCCGAATTCTTTGATTATGATGTCCCTCAATGCCCATGCAAAATGGGCATTTTTATCGTCTGACCACACTGTGGTAGATGAGGGAAAATGTTCTTTGAAAAGTGTGTGTATGCCTCGAGTCAATTGCACAGGGTTTTGTAACCTGGCAATTGTATCGAAGAAGTACTAGTGATACAAGATGCTAAGGTTCAAACTTGAAGTTGGAAAAACTACAACGGAGAGTTTGATCCTGGCTCAGGACGAACGCTGGCGGCGTGCCTAACACATGCAAGTCTTGGGAGAAAGAGGTAGCAATATCTTGAGTAAACCGGCGCAAGGGTGAGTAACACGTAGGCAACCTGCCTTTAGGACGAGGATAACTCCGAGAAATCGGGGCTAATACTCGATAATGCAGCGGCACCGCATGGTGACAGTTGTTAAAAGCCCGCAAGGGTGCCTAAAGATGGGCCTGCGTCCCATTAGGTAGTTGGTGAGGTAACGGCTCACCAAGCCGACGATGGGTAGCTGGTCTGAGAGGATGATCAGCCACACTGGAACTGAGACACGGTCCAGACTCCTACGGGAGGCAGCAGTGAGGAATATTGCGCAATGTCCGAAAGGGTGACGCAGCGACGCCGCGTGGAGGATGAAGGCCCTATGGGTCGTAAACTCCTTTTGAGGGGGAAGAATAGTCCCATATACTGGGATTTGACGGTACCTCTAGAAAAAGCACCGGCTAACTACGTGCCAGCAGCCGCGGTAATACGTAGGGTGCGAGCGTTGTCCGGAATCACTGGGTGTAAAGGGAGCGCAGGCGGGTCGGCAAGTCATTGGTGAAATCCGGAGGCTTAACCTCAGGACTGCCAATGATACTGTCGATCTTGAGTACAGAAGAGGAAGACGGAATTCCTGGTGTAGCGGTGAAATGCGTAGATATCAGGAAGAACACCGGTGGCGAAGGCGGTCTTCTGGTCTGTAACTGACGCTCATGCTCGAAAGCGTGGGGAGCAAACAGGATTAGATACCCTGGTAGTCCACGCCCTAAACGATGGATACTCGATGTCGGGCCGCAAGGCTCGGTGTCCAAGCTAACGCGTTAAGTATCCCACCTGGGGAGTACGATCGCAAGGTTGAAACTCAAAGGAATTGACGGGGGCCCGCACAAGCAGTGGAGCATGTGGTTCAATTCGATGCAACGCGAAGAACCTTACCTGGGTTTGAAAGGCAAGTGACAACCGGTGAAAGTCGGTCTTCCCGCAAGGGACACTTGTACAGGTGCTGCATGGCTGTCGTCAGCTCGTGCCGTGAGGTGTTAGGTTAAGTCCTGCAACGAGCGCAACCCCTGCACTTAGTTGCCATCAGGTCAAGCTGGGCACTCTAAGTGGACTGCCTACGCAAGTAGCGAGGAAGGCGGGGATGACGTCAAGTCCTCATGGCCCTTACACCCAGGGCCACACACGTGCTACAATGGCCACTACAATGGGCTGCAAGACCGCAAGGTGGAGCTAATCCCTTAAAAGTGGCCTCAGTTCGGATTGAGGGCTGCAACTCGCCCTCATGAAGCTGGAATTGCTAGTAATCGCGGATCAGCACGCCGCGGTGAATACGTTCCCGGGCCTTGTACACACCGCCCGTCAAGCCATGGAAGCTGGGGGTACCCGAAATCGTCTTCCCAACCGCAAGGAGGGGGGCGCCTAAGGTAAAATCAGTGACTGGGGCTAAGTCGTAACAAGGTAGCCGTACCGGAAGGTGCGGCTGGATCACCTCCTTTCTAAGGAGATATCTTCCGAGCAATCGGCAAGATAACTCAAGGAATATTCCTTGTTCGATTGATTCGACTGCACACACTTTTCATTTTTTTAACCTCTTAGCAGGAAGTCCAGCAGCGGTTCAACACCATGGGCCTGTAGCTCAGGTGGTTAGAGCGCACGCCTGATAAGCGTGAGGTCAGTGGTTCAACTCCACTCAGGCCCACACGGCTGCGCGTGAATGTCAGCTGCGGGGCTGTAGCTCAGTTTGGGAGAGCGCCTGGTTTGCAACCAGGAGGTCGTCGGTTCGATCCCGATCAGCTCCACGGTCGAATTGCGAATTTCGAATTGCAGAAATTCGAAATTGGAAATCCGCAATTCGCATTGTTGTTGTTCTTTGACAATTGAGAAGATTGAATGAAGCATCCGGGCTAGTAGTCCTGCCTCGCGGTGGGACCAATGACGGAAGCGGAATTCAAGCATAACCTAATGTAAAGTTTTCTCGTCCAAAATATTATTGATGCACCGACCCGTCGCAAGACGGGATCTGTCTGTGAGTCAATAAAGATTTTTGGTTAAGTTACTAAGAGCATATGGTGGATGCCTTGGCACCAAAAGGCGATGAAGGACGCGGCTACCTGCGATAAGCGTCGGATAGGCGGAAACAGCCTTTGACCCGACGATTTCCGAATGGGGCAACCCTCCGAGAGTTATGTCTCGGAACTCCCTGCTGAATTCATAGGCGGGGTAGAGCGAACGGGGAGAAGTGAAACATCTCAGTAACCCCAGGAAGAAAAAACAAAAGTGATTTCCCCAGTAGCGGCGAGCGAAAAGGAAATAGCCTAAACCATCTGATACGTCAAGGCGACGACCCTTGTATCAGTGGTGTTGTGGGACTCTTAGACTGAATCGTCGATAAGTCGGGGAGTTACAAATCAATTCGTTAGCTGAATTTTCTGGAACGCTGGACCACAGAGGGTGATAGTCCCGTAAGCGAAAGCGAATTGACTCCCGAGAGCCTCCCAAGTATCACGGAGTAAGTGGAATTCTGTGAGAATCTGCCAGAACCATCTGGTAAGGCTAAATACTCTTTGGTGACCGATAGTGAACAAGTACCGTGAGGGAAAGGTGAAAAGCACCCTTAAGAAGGGGGTGAAATAGTACCTGAAACCATATGCTTACAAACGGTTGGAGCAAATCTTCCGCTTCGGCGGAGGAGGAGTGACAGCGTGCCTTTTGCTTAATGAGCCTACGAGTTGCTCGTACGTTGCAAGGTTAAAGTTCTAAGAACTGTAGCCGTAGCGAAAGCAAGTCCTAACTGGGCGATCCAGTAACGTGCGGCAGACGCGAACCCGTGTGATCTACCCTTGGTCAGGGTGAAGTGAGGGTAAAACCTCATGGAGGCCCGAACTGATGTGGGTTGAAAACCGCTCGGATGAACTGAGGGTAGGAGCGAAAGACCAATCAAACTCGGAGATAGCTCGTACTCCCCGAAATAGCTTTAGGGCTAGCCTTGTGATATAGTATTACGCAGGTAGAGCACTGATTGGGCTAGGGTCGTCACAACGATACCAAACCCAGACAAACTCCGAATTGCGTTAATATGTTCCACAGGAGTCAGGCGACGAGGGATAAGCTTCGACGCCGAGAGGGGAATAACCCAGACCGCCAGCTAAGGTCCCTAAATTAGGGTTAACAGAGAAAGGATGTTGAGTTGCTCAGACAACTAGGATGTTGGCTTAGAAGCAGCCATTCATTTAAAGAGTGCGTAATAGCTCACTAGTCAAGCGACTCAGCGCCGATAATACTCGGGACTAAACCCTGTACCGAAGCTGCGGATAGTAGCAATACTATGGTAGGGGAGCATTCCATCGACATCGAAGGTGTGGCGTGAGCCATGCTGGAGTTGATGGAAAAGAAGATGTAGGCATAAGTAACGATAAGGAAAGTGAAAAACTTTCCCACCGAAAGTCTAAGGTTTCCTGAGCAACGTTAATCGTCTCAGGGTTAGTCGGACCCTAAGCCGAGGCCGAAAGGCGTAGGCGATGGAAAACAGGTTGAATATTCCTGTACCTGTTTGCAGTCGTTTGACTATAAGGGGTGACGCAGAAGTGAAGTGGGGCCAGCTGTTGGCTTAGCTGGTTTAAGCCCGTAGGCGTCTCAGGTAGGCAAATCCGCCTGGGAGTCATCGCCGAGAGGTGAACAGGGTGCCCGTATGGGCCACAACTCCACGTAACCATGCTGCCAAGAAAAACCTCGTATAGGAGACTGTAGACAGTCCGTACCGCAAACCGACACAGGTAGATGAGAAGAATATTCTAAGGTGCTCGAGTGAGCCGTGGTTAAGGAACTCGGCAAATTGACCCCGTAACTTCGGGATAAGGGGTGCCCCAAGTATGATGGCGTGTACAACGCCGGCAGAACGGGGCCGCAGTGAAATGGGCCAAGCGACTGTTTAACAAAAACACATGTCTATGCTAAGCCGTGAAGGCGATGTATATAGACTGACACCTGCCCGGTGCCGGAAGGTTAAGGAAGCGGGTTAGCCGCAAGGCAAAGCTCGCGACCGAAGCCCCGGTAAACGGCGGCCGTAACTATAACGGTCCTAAGGTAGCGAAATTCCTTGTCGGGTAAGTTCCGACCTGCACGAATGGTGTAACGATTTGGTCACTGTCTCAACCACGGGCTCGGTGAAATTGTGGT
Proteins encoded:
- a CDS encoding M48 family metalloprotease, translating into MTVDRNIYEQQAHNKRLTWIVMTGFVLLLAFIGFGFDFYFLGFYEEGPVLPVGTIIAVVFGTAMAIGSLRSGAKSVLQSTGAVPADATNPAHAQLLNVVEEMSIASGMPKPQVFVVPDPDPNAFATGKDPEHSYVAVTEGLLNTLNREELQGVVAHEMSHVRNYDIRLMTVVAAFVGSIVLLSDSARRGVRFGGLAGRGSRSRSGGSLGGIFFIFWLLSILLAPFIAQIMAMLVSRRREYLADASGAELTRNPLGLASALRKIENAAAATESIKRGSAHLCIVDPLGRSLNSKEGFTAELFGTHPPIEKRILALDAMAYQYKTAKLSV
- a CDS encoding LemA family protein — encoded protein: MIIFYFFIAAAALLIVWVIAKYNVLITLRNQVTNGWKQIDVQLKRRHDLIPNLVNTVRGQMQFEQETLEKVIQARNSAVSAQGVADAAAKEDMLSSALTKLFALVENYPTLKSNENVKQLQEELTSTENKISFARQFYNDIATKFNIAQQVFPANIIASMFNFKAAELFEIQAASEREVPNVDLSLKK